GGCAGGCTTATCCGACCGCCGGCACCCAGCACACGATGCCAGGGCAAGCGCGTGTCTTCGGGGAGCTGGCTCAAGGTGCGGCCCACCCAGCGAGCCGCGCGCCCTAAACCGGCCAGGTGCGCCAGCTCGCCGTAGCTCACCACGCAGCCTTCGGGCACTTGTGCCAGCGTCAGGTACAGCGCTGTGCGGCGTATCTGGGCAGGGCTTTGTTCAGGCTCGAGTGTGGGATTCACTGTGGCGCTATCCGTTTAAAACGTCAGTAATAATGTAAGAAACGTCTGTGAATATGGCGGTGAGAATTGAACTCATCTGCGATCCTTGAGTCAGTGCTTGCTAAGAC
The sequence above is drawn from the Pseudomonas quebecensis genome and encodes:
- a CDS encoding MGMT family protein; translated protein: MNPTLEPEQSPAQIRRTALYLTLAQVPEGCVVSYGELAHLAGLGRAARWVGRTLSQLPEDTRLPWHRVLGAGGRISLPVGSASGDEQRARLRSEGVSILNNRVDIQRHGWRPVEHSG